The Elgaria multicarinata webbii isolate HBS135686 ecotype San Diego chromosome 1, rElgMul1.1.pri, whole genome shotgun sequence genome includes the window acttttttttccattttacaaTAGTTTGCATCAGTCATATGGTTCACaacactaacagcacaatcctattgcTGTCTACTCAGATGAAAGCCCCACTGAGTACAagttcccaggtaagtatgtttaTGATTGCATTATAATCAACTCAAGGATGTTAGCATTGCTTTTACGGTGTTACTTGTATTTCATTGTAATTTTGAGATTATATGTCCATTTAGTGCATAATTATAGCCTTCTGAATCTGGATACAACTTAGTCATTCTCCAAAATGACTAGGAGCgaaaaataatacttttaaaaagttcAGTAATTATAGTGTAgggaaaaatgattttaaaataggCTTGGATTTCTAAATCTGTTGCTTCTAGGAAACAGAGCTGAAGAGCAGCTACTGGATCTCTTAAAAATCCTGCTATTTGTACCTGCTTTTTTCATCTTGTACTTGAGGTACAAGATGAAGATGTTATGTGCTTGTGATCACACACAAAGTCCATTTCAGCTAGGAATAAATCATAGGACTTGTTTACCTCCTTGTTGTTTCCATCTTAGTTTGATCATACCAAGTCTTTCATAATGTACTTTTAAAATGAGGGTTTTCAACAGTGGTTCTTCACAATTTATAACTGATAGAAATATATTTTCAGCGGTATCAGTTTACATGGACAATAACCATGTAATTGATTATTGGGCATACTTCATGCTTACAACAAAATGGGCATACTTCATGCTTACAACAAAAGTAGTACTCCTCTCTGTCAATTCCTTTGGTCTACCAAGTGGCCCCTTAGGTAGAGTTGTCATTATCATGCACTTGTTCGCTGAAGAACTACATTGAACTAGGAAGGAAACGTATGTACCAGAAAAGCTTCTGCTACATTTGGACTgaaatcctaaacccacttaccaGGGACTAGGTACCATTGGGCATACTGGAAAAAATGCTTAGGCTTGTATTGTCATTTTTCTATTCAATTTATGAAGAAAGTCTTGTTGACTTTTTAATTTCTGTACTGAAGACAGCAGTCTGTTCATTGTCACATTCATTTAAAATGTGTTAGAACGATGTCTATTATTCCTATTAAATTGCGTGAATAGATGCACCTTTTCATATTTGGATTGCCTAATCAGAACCTGTGAAGAAAAAAGGTATGTGTGGGGAACTCATGGTCCCAATCGTCATTGCAGGTGTTGCGTAAGCATATCCATGTCAATGGACTGGTCCTGGTTCCTATGTCAGCATAAACCTTGCCTCAAGTGGAAAGGTTAGAGAATTGGGACATGCCATTTCAAGGCTTAAAGTCTGCACATACAAAACCTATATATACTTCCGCTTTGTGTGTGCTTTATCATCTTTTAAATCCCTGACTGATAAATCATATGAAAATCCTCCTGAAAACCGCTGTGCTTTGGAGGACAGTTATCACTATATGACTTGCAGTTATTATATAGCAAAAGAACATTTTATTCATAAGGAGGTATGAGAGTATTATGATTATCAAATGCAAGTTTACTATGAAGAATGTAACTTATTTGGTGctcaaaaatggatttttaaggCCCTACACAGCATGATCATTGAAATCAGATATCGATGGGAGTCAAAAGGATTTTTCCACATGATCAAGCAGTATCCCTACCACATTTTATCCACAATGCTCCCCACAGTCATCCATCCAGCTTCAGTAGCCCTGTAGTTGTTCCCATGTAATAGATGTGTGTATGTCTTAGTTTTAAAGGATCGGTCTCCTACTGTCCCATGTTTCTTAAAAAGTGAATAGATGgtgtcatctagggtgaccaactgtcaggatttctccggatttgtcctggtttttgttctttccatggtgtcaggggggattttctataattttcaataatgtcctggaattacacaccttcctctttaaggctgccattagcatggcaggagggaatgacatgctttcttgaggcacatcattcccccaccccgagctccaattgaggtcttaaaggggaatgtgggtcattcgtggacattatagaaaaggccccaattggagtggatggtggtggtgcagaatgaaatcctttccccttctccactccaatcgggttctttaaggtggtgggggaataacgtactttctgcaggactcagaaagctgcttccacacacacactaggtgtcctcttttttggtttcccaaatatggtcaccctatgtcatcCCACAAAAAAAGGAAGTAGCACACAATCccaaagtgattttttaaaatgaaaaagaaaagatagaGTTGATGAAATGACTGGGGAAAGGGTGTGGACtagttttgcttatttatttatatttaaaataggGCTGGATCAACTCCCCTCTGCTAGCTTTTACAACAGGGGAGGGGATAATCACcacaaaaatgtaattttttcttttaaaggtaatGAAGTCATGGGCAGAGGTGTCTCTGTGTGCCTGTctctgtgtggtggtggggagaatttGTGTTTTCAAATTAATAACACCACAGATATCAAATATATGCTCATGGCTTTCATCCAACCATATTTCCCACAAAGGTTACAACAGCACTATATGGTGGAAGAGTAACATTTTACTAGGTGCCAACGGTTGTTTAGTTGCTGTACCTAAGGAAAATGTAATATTCTTCCAACGGAAGTGCAACCTTGGGGGAAGATATACTCAGGATAAAAAATTGCCACTCATTGTGCAAAATGCCAAtcttgcagcagcaacaacaatagcagcagcagcagcagcagcagcaacaacaacataaaggGGGTGGTGAACATGTTGGCCACTCATCATTAAGGTAGGTAGCTAGCTTGTGTCACTAGGTGGTAGCTTAGGCTTTGCTACTGGCTGTCTCATGCAGTTTAATTGTTAGAGTCTGAAACTGTGGCACATATGGTATGAAGGCCTTAACAGGACTTTCACAATTGCTGATGAAGGGATTTAGATCACAGGTTATATCTTGAGGAAACCTCATGCCTCTAACAAAAGCATTGGTGTGAAAGTGGCATGTTACATTTgaattttctgttaaaaaaatgttattttcacttCTTTTGAGTGAACTCATCCCTGAGCTGAACATGCTTCTCTCTGGACTGTCCTCCTCAGAGAAGGTTTTATCCTGCTCTGAAGGTTCTGAGAAGCCCTCAGATGaaacaacacagagagagagtgttTTGGGGAGAGGGTCTTGATGGCAGTCAGGTAATATTACAAATGCTTGATTTTCCACTGCCCAAGAACTGTTAGAGAAAGAATCTGGAATGAAAGAATCATGGCCTAGAAAACCTCTGTTAAAAGAATAGCTTAGATCCTTTGGTGGCTTATAAATCCCACCTGACATGGAATTGCTTATAATAGTTGCATATTTTGCATTAGATTGACCTGTCATTTCTCCACTGGTTTCAACATCATGGGCACTCTCAAAGGGACTATTACTATTGAAATGGCCACTAGAGCAAGCCAAATCATGCTCGAAGTCTTGAATGGTTGCAAACAGTGAGTCAACAACTAGTAAGTCATTTTTGTCTTCATTTTTCATTGCTTTATCAATATTGACATCTTCCAATACTGGTTCCAGAAGTAGAGGACCAAATGACAGTGCTTCAGGACGCTTGAGAAAGAGATGCTCAAAGGTTTCAGGCTAGAAAACAAGACACATTTTAATGCTCATTTATCAATTAATGGCTTGTATTTCACAGAAAACAAGGGAGGGAAAAAGAAACACATGgacattttgctttcattttattaTACTTAATCATGCgcttcattttaaaacaggaGCAATTTAACATTTTTGAAACTAAATgaacttattttaaaaagaaaataaggcaAATGACTATTGCATTCACATGTAATTAGAGTGCATACACAGAATAATAAGGCAGACAGATTAGGGCTAAGGGTTATTGCCAGGAACTAAAAATGCCATATATGGCATATAAGATATCGCGGAAGTTTGTATAATACCATAAGTCCTATTTACTTTTCAGTTCAGTCTCTGATGAACTTACATAAAAGAAACATTAATTTGTTTAATCAATTGCTCTGAGCTAGATCTTTTCATACATAGGTTTTCATTCTGTCAGTGAAGAGAAACTTTGCATGCATCATATCTTCTCTTTGATAAGAATGAGAAAAATAGGGAACAGAAAGTACAATAGCACTTAACAGGTAGACAGGTAAAGCTGGCTGCAGTCAACACAATATTCACAAATCAAAGATCATCCAAAGCTTGcaatgattaaggctgcaatcttatatatacttacctgggagtaagtcccactgaaaacaatgggacttacttgtgagtagaaatatacaggattgcacctttaggctTACAAGCATTTTGGCCTAAGGGACACCATGAAGAGGTGATGCATAGCTGTACAACTAACATCTACAGAAGTAAGCATTGAAATGCATGTCTTTAGTTAATGTGTTTATCAGGAAGAGCCAACCTACACCAATTTCAGGAATGCAAACAAGGGCCTTTTTCACTTAGACTGCAGCATCAGTAATGTCTGACCAAGTTGCTCACCTAAATGAAGAGAAGTTTTCTAATGTCTGTAACTGTGGGTAGTAAAATATTTCCAggtcctaattttttttaaaaaaatcttcctgcagatttgtatttttttttctactaTAGTGTAGAAAAGGCACTGAAAGTGGGCAAAATTGTAACAGCAAAGATATGGGGAAAAGGTACTGAAAGTGGGCAAAATTGTTTTCCACTCAGAAACAATAGGAGTGGCCTCTCCCCTCTATTCCCCTGAGGCGGGGGCTGCCCCAGAGTAGTGGGGTGGTACAAGCCATATAACACTGTGTCTTagcctactaatcttccctggcttcaaactataGAGACTGCAAAACTATGTGCTGCTTAGTCTAGTGACTGAAGATATAACTGCAGGGTCCAAGCACACATACatgtttaaattaattaaaattaatttatgaaaTAAAAAATCCAAATACCCCTGAGCTTCACCACCCCTAGCATCCCCTTTGCATGCCAAGTTTTGAGTGTCGAAGTTTCATGGTCTTAGTGCTATGACGCTGATAGACAGACACACatctcttttattattttattggttATTATATGTAATAAATGCAACACCATGTTCTTGAGCCTGTGTATTTCTtagattttttttcaattaattacattagaaaagtgaaaaataaaagtttaaggAGCCATTACACTTACCTGTAGATTAGCAAATGGCTGCCCATTTTGGGATGCAAATTTGAGGGTTTCCTCAGGCTTTGTTTTAGCAGATTTTGGATACGTTAAACAAAGATGATTTCTGAGTGGAAAACACTTTTAAACATTTCTGCTACAATTTTGCCAACGTCAAACTGTATTTTTCTTAAGACTATTACTCCAATAAaatattggttaaaaaaaaaattgtgacgCTTTGCCTCTTTCCCTGCTACCAATCTACAGGCTAGTAGAACTCTGAGAAATGGCTTAATATATTCTTAGCAAAATTCAAATCATTATGATAGGTtgaatgggagaagaaaaaaggccTGGATATTACAGGGAGCCTTCAAAACTACAAGGAGTACGTAGGTGCGTATTGGGGCTCCAGGAAGTTCCTCTCAGAGGAGTCCGTTTCACCTGCCTGGGCCAAGGTTGGACTCTACCATAGCAGCATCCTGTTGCAGCTCTAATGAATGAACTCTTTTCTAACTCTAGACAGTTGACTTACAGTGTCAAATCAGGACTacgatttgcacaaatcaagccaTATTTGAACACATATTAATGTtaattaaaatatgaaataataTAGGTTagatgcttaattttgtacactgAAGATACTATTTGTTGGTAAAAACATAATTCGATAATGCAGTTAAATTCTCAGAGTAAAATGAGTAAACATTGCTGTAAAGCATTTGTtctaaaataaatgcatatcaAGGAGTGGCTTGAAAATACTTTTACAGCAATTTAGTTATGTCTATGAAAAAGAACACAACATGAGCATTCATAACTTTATCCGCTGACATGTAAAATTTAATTTGAATTCATCTGTAAGATAATGGGAAACTGCAAAATGTAGTCACTTAAAGActtatgtatattttatttgtatccacTATTAATAATCCCATGGATCCCATTAATAATCCCATTACTCCCACTCTTAATATTTCCATTAATAACCCTTTTCACTGTAAAAACTGAAATATAGTGTATGCAAGATGGGAGAGTGGCCACCAAAAATAACCTCCTTGCACTATTCTGTAGATGTGGCTCAAGAATCCACATTACATGAAATCCAATGCCCAGTTAAGTAttgttaagtcccactgaaaaacTTGAAGTAACAAACACTAGGCTTTCATTCaaaaccttttttcttttaaatttttaacCTGAAATCATTTTTATTGCTCTTGATTATGCTGtatatttattttgaagaaaacccAAATAGGTTTTGATATTTCTTTGCAATCTTAGGAGATGATACATCCTGGTGTGAGTACAAAGCCTGTGGGCAGAGTGATTCCTTCTtcttaaggtgccttctcctatcagaGATTAGCtctcattacagctatttttgtttttgacgctGCTGCTCTAAATTATTGTATGGAAATAtagctataccattccctcaaggttTTTTTTAGCCATTATGTTCATCTTCTTCGCACTGATCTTtttccttcaattttcccttgtataataagttagagaatggtgtatttttctccttgaataatatgaccaagatattgcaATTTTCTAATAAGGCTCAAAAGaaccttttaaacaaaaaaacttccTCTACCACTGTCCCAAAGCCCAATTAAACCCAAATAATCTGTGTAGAGATGGATGACTGTGTAGAGACAGGGTAGGTGTGGACGTACCTCCCACTCCCTGAAATGACCTGGTCTGCTGCCTATGTCCACAGCTCTGCATGCCATTGAGCTCTATATTAATCACTCTGATTACAAACACTGTTGCTACACTAGGAAAGATAGTTTCCTTAAAACATCCAATAATATTTTTTGTTCATATATGTTCAATACTTTTAGAAGTTTCTTTTTAATCTGCTGCTGTGTCCAAGTGCACTGAAATGGGAATGGGGAGAAATCCTATTGACATTCTATTTTACCCTCTATAACAGTTGTCAACAGTGCTCTTTTATAGGCTAACACCTATGGAAACAGTCGAgttaaaacacaaaagaaaagaaaaaatgattgGAAATGTACTAATTAGAAGGTAAACAATCACTTCTTGAATCAGAGCTCACATATAAGGGAAATCAGTGGTTTTAAAactaattttcattttaaagtaaGTTGGATATTTACACATCTACGAAATCAAATGAAATGGACTAGGCATACACTGCAAAACAAGCACATGGCACTTTTTGTACATCTTGTTGTATGATGTTCAGCTCACAGACGGACATCAGCAGGTCCCCCACTAGTCTACAATGTTATATGCACTTCCTAAATAGGTTGGCCAATATCTCttatttttaagaaatatttctttACTTTAAAAAGCTCACAAGTTCATAATATATAATAAATCCTTATTAGCTTTCATCTCCATAATGCACTTTAGTGTAGAATTTTGATCTAGAAGTTTAATTTCTACTGAACTTCCTTTTTCCCAAGAGAGTttcttccatacaataattctctccctccctctctccctccctgagaTGTTGTTACTCCAAAACTCACTACAATCTCCATGCTTTTTGCTACAATTCATGTGGAAAACTGGGATTTGTGCAGCTCAACTGCATATGTGCAGCTATCCTGAAGAGATTGCTTgcagcagagatggggaacatgGCCATCGGAGGCAGGGCCATCTGGGATAGCACAGAGGACAACATTGGGAACCCAGGAGGTTGAGATGTGACCCATGGGTCAAAGGTCTGTCTGAAACTGAGAATATCAACTTTTCCGACAGTGAGGGAGCGGAGCAGGCAGGAAAGGGTTATCTGAAGATATTACTGTTTTCAAGGTCATGATGTTCTGGACTACTTGAGCTATTACTGTAAAGTAGGAATAGAAAATATAAGGCTTATAGGCAAAATCAGCCGCTGTCCCCAATCTACTTCATGACCTCCAATAATTAATGCTCAACTGCTTGTGGTCTACTCAGTGCATAATGTGAGGAACATGCCAGCTAAAGTTGGTTTATTAGGGTGAAATGAATGCAGCATGCCACACACTGTCCTTCTAACTTCAATCTCCATATGTTCCTTTTACACGGAGCAAACCCTGACTGGGACTAAAATATGGACAGTGTTCTCATAATTGTAGACCATTAATATAACTTTTGAACAAAATTATTTTCAACACTGTTATGTATGAACAAGTCAGCAGATAACGAAATGATATGTAAGTAATTCTGTCTTCTGAATTCAAATAGGTAATTCTTCTAACAACTCTGTATATGAAGTCTGGGAGCTGTCACAATGGTTCAGCGGGCAGTGACCATGATTAGACTTCAAAGAATGTCCATTCTctgtttaaatgaaatgaaataaaattaacaataaagatgagaaaataaaaatttcaATGGGAATGAAAACTAAGAAACTAATTAATtaacattactttttaaaaattaagcaagCATTCTCCCTCTCATTAGTAGGTTTCCTATACACCTGTTTGAATCTCTAACTTGAACATTTATTCAAGACCAAATTATCCAATGgta containing:
- the LOC134404030 gene encoding leptin receptor-like, with the protein product MGSHLLIYREDMMHAKFLFTDRMKTYPETFEHLFLKRPEALSFGPLLLEPVLEDVNIDKAMKNEDKNDLLVVDSLFATIQDFEHDLACSSGHFNSNSPFESAHDVETSGEMTGQSNAKYATIISNSMSGGIYKPPKDLSYSFNRGFLGHDSFIPDSFSNSSWAVENQAFVILPDCHQDPLPKTLSLCVVSSEGFSEPSEQDKTFSEEDSPERSMFSSGMSSLKRSENNIFLTENSNVTCHFHTNAFVRGMRFPQDITCDLNPFISNCESPVKAFIPYVPQFQTLTIKLHETASSKA